The DNA region CAGCGTCAGAGCGTAGGTGCTGTGGCGGCATATCAGAAAGAGGCATCCCACCGACACCATCGCCGCCCCCAGGGAAACCGCCGACTGCACCCTCCCCCTGCAAACCCGGCAAAAAAGAGGATACAGCACAAAGCCGACGGCACTGACCCCCAGCGCATAGTTTTGAGAGGCCACCGACTGATTGCCCGATACGGTACGGGAAACCATATTTACGAACAAAAACTCCGCCCCTAAAAAAGTGAAGGTAAACAGGCTCATCAGCACAATCGCCTTCACGAAAGGACCTCGATTTTCCTTATTAAAGGCATCGCTCAGCCTGATTTTTTTCAAAATGCCGTCCATGCTCTCATCCTCTTGCTCGCTATCGGGCCCGAATTTCAGAATGCCGCCGGGTGTGCAGCGTAATGCCGTGCAGATTTCCCCCACGGCCCCCGCCCTTGCCTATATGCCAGTAGCATAGCATATTTTCTGAAAAAACACAACGCCTTGCAGGGCGTTAGATTTATTCAGCGTGGCAAAAAACTTGCAGCGTTCGCTTTTCTCCACCCCCCCACAGGAAAGAAAAGACGGGCTGCTTTTTACAGCAGCCCGCTCTCAGTGAATTTTTCTTTGTGATTCCCTTTTGCATCCGCGTGTCAAAAAAGCCTCCCGGAGCCCCCGTATAGCGACCGCCCCGGGCGCTTACCGGGACCTTTCCGCATCCTTTTTACTCTCCGCCCGCAGCAGCTTTTCCAGCTCCGACTGCTTGGCCAGGATCGCATTCACCTTATCATATAGATCCTCGATCATGATCTCGGTTTTCAGGTTGACCTTATAATCGTTTTCGGCTCTGCGCCGGTCCTTCTCCTCCTGGCGATTCTGGCTCATCATGATAAGCGGTGCCTGGATCGCCGCCACGCAGGACAGCACCAGATTCAGCAGAATAAACGGATACGGGTCAAAGGCCTTGGACGCCAGCAGCGCATTCACCACCATCCACAGAATCAGCACGCCGGTAAAGGAAAAGATAAACGCCCAGCTTCCGGCAAATTTTGCAATAGCATCCGCCGCCCGCTGCCCCAGCGTATACTTATCCTTCTCCGTTTCGGGCTTTACGGAGATTTTGCTGTCAGCCAGCAGATTCAGCACCTCTTCATCGCTCATATCCCGGCGAATATCCTTGAGGACTTCCTTCAGCAGCTTTCTGTTTTCCTTCATAGGGGCTTCTCCTCTCTGCAAATAGGTGCCGTACCACACCGAGCCGCGACTCTGTCTCTGCATTTTTCCGTATAAAATGGCGAAAACCCCGATAAAATCAGGGTTTTCATCAGCTATATCTATAGCCTCTTGATGGTGCGCGAGGCGGGACTTGAACCCGCACGCCCGTAATGAGCACTAGAACCTGAATCTAGCGAGTCTGCCAATTCCACCACTCGCGCGCATTATAAAGTTGAGGAAAAGAAGTGGTGCGCGAGGCGGGACTTGAACCCGCACGCCCGTAATGAGCACTAGAACCTGAATCTAGCGAGTCTGCCAATTCCACCACTCGCGCATATCGTTCTTCTTTTCCGTCTCAAGAGAGAAACTGGTGCGAGTGATGGGACTTGAACCCACACGTCCAGTCGAACACAAGCACCTCAAGCTTGCCTGTCTGCCTATTCCAGCACACTCGCAAATGGATCTCTCAACCTGAGACTTGCTTATTATAGCACACAGGCAAAAAAAGTCAAGGGCTTTTTCCACCAAAATCCATCTTTTTTGCAGGGCACTTTGCGCGGCGAAAAAACCAACTCCAGAAGTCCATCCCTCCCCATCACGCAGACAGCCGCCGAGGAAATCCCCGGCGGCTGTCTGTGTGTTTTTGTGTTGTTTGTGTGTTTTTTTGTGTATTAGCAGCGGCTGTTCGCCGGTGTTATCTTTCGTTCATAGGCACATAGGGACGGCGCTTTTCAATGCACTTGCAGGCAGGGCGGATGATCTTGCTGCTCTCCACCAGCCCCTCCATGCGGTGAGCGCTCCACCCGGCCATACGGGCGATGGCAAACAGAGGGGTGTACAACTCATAGGGCAGGCCCAGCATTTTATACAGGAATCCGCTGTAGAAATCCACATTCACCGCCGTGGGTCTGCCGGAGTGCTGGGAAATCATCTCCGTAGCCACCTTTTCTACCGTCTGGTATATGTCCATCTCCTCCGTCAGGCCCTTTTCCTTGGAAATGCTCTGCACAAAGGTGCGCAGCACCTCGGCTCGGGGGTCCGACAGGGAGTACACCGCATGGCCCATGCCGTAGATGAGTCCCTTGCCGTCCAGGGCCTTCTTGTCCAGCACATTTTGCAGATACTCCCGCACCTGGCTCTCGTTGGTGGGATCGTCCACACTGGCCTTCAGGTCATCCATCATCTGCACCACCTTGATGTTAGCGCCGCCGTGGCGCGGCCCCTTCAGGGCGCACAGGGAGGCTGCGATAACGGAATATGTGTCGGTGCCGGAGGAGGAGACCACATGGTTGGTAAAGGTGGAGTTGTTGCTGCCGTGGTCGGCATGGAGGATCAGGGCGGCGTCCAGGGCCCGGGCCTCCAGCTCCGTGAAGCTCTTATCCTCCCGGAGCAGATAGAGAATGTTCTCCGCCATGGAAAGCTCCGGCTGCGGTCTGTGCAGATACAGTCCGTCGCCCCGTGCGCTGCGGTAGGCCAGGTAGCTGTAAATGGCAAGCTGCGGCGTATTTACCGTCAGCTGCAGGCACTGGCGCAGCACATTCTCCGGGCTGGTGTCGTTGGCCCGGTCATCGTAGCAGTACAGGGTCAGAATACTCCGGGCCAGGGTGTTCATCATGTCACTGGTGGGCACCTTCATCACCACATCCCGCACGAAGTTCTTGGGCAGGTGCCGGTACTCATTGAGCATTTCCCGGAACTCGTCCAGCTGCCCCCGGGTGGGGAGCTTGCCGAACAGCAGCAGATACACCGTCTCCTCAAAGCCAAACCGCTTCTCAGACAGCACACCCTTCACGATCTCCCGCACATCGTAGCCGCGGTAGTACAGCACACCCTCGCAGGGAATGGTATCGTTGTCGTCCACGGTGTAGCCCTTGACCTCGGAGATGCGGGTAAGGCTGGCCAGCACGCCACGGCCATTGGCATCCCGCAGGCCGCGCTTGACATCGTATTTCTGATACAGCGCCTTGTCTATGCTGGCGTTTTCGCTCCAAAGCTGGGTCAGCCGCTTAAGCTCGGGGTCGAGATGACTGTAATCGTTTACAGTGGAGGTAGTAATAGTAGCCATAGAGTCCTTTCTTCCTTTCTTTTCCTCGAATGCAATTATAGCACCTCAAACTTGCATATGCAATAGTATTTTCCATAAAATATCCGTCTTTTTTGAAAGTTGCCAGTGTAAATTATGCAAAATTATCGCGCAGCACCCGGCCTTGTGCTTCGGCGGGAGATGTGGTATACTCCCCTTAGAGCTGCCCCAGCACCTGGCCGATGGGGGCGCTGATGCAGAGCCTGGCGGCGCTGTCCATCCCCGTGGCATCCCGATTGATGACCACCAGCTTGTTTCCCCTATAATAGCGCACCAGTCCCGCCGCGGGATATACCACCAGCGAGGTGCCGCCGATAATAAGCACATCGGCCCCGGCGATGTAGTCCAGCGCCTTTTCCATCACCTGCTCGTCCAGGCTCTCCTCGTAGAGCACCACATCGGGCTTGATAACGCCGCCGCAGGTACACCGGGGAATGCCTGTGGATTCCGCCACAGCCTCCACGCCGTAGAATTTTCCGCACCGGAGGCAGTGGTTGCGCAGGACGCTGCCGTGGAGCTCCAGCACCTCCCGGCTGCCCGCCTTCTGGTGCAGGCCGTCGATGTTTTGGGTGATGACGGCCTTCAGCTTTCCCTCCCGCTCCCACTGGGCCAGCTTTTTGTGGGCGGCGTTGGGCTGGGCGTCCGGGGCCAGCATCTTGGTCCGGTAAAACTCGTAAAATTCCTCCGTGTGGCTCTCATAAAAGCTGTGGCTGAGTATGGTCTCCGGCGGATATTTGAACTTCTGGCGGTACAGGCCGTCCACACTGCGAAAGTCCTTGATCCCCGACTCCGTGCTCACTCCGGCCCCACCGAAAAACACGATGTTGTCGCTCTCGTCCACCAGCTTCTTCAGCTGCAAAATAGCATCGGTCATGATTTTATCCTCCGTTCTCATATTAAATATAAGGAGTGTTTCAATGAATATCCAAATCTTCGGCTCCAAAAAGAGCAACGACAGCAAGAAGGCCGAACGCTGGTTCAAGGAGCGGCGCATCCCATACCAGTATATCGACCTCTATGCCAAGGGTCTGTCCCTGGGAGAGTACCGCAGCGTCAAGGCGGCGGTGGGCTTCGACGCCCTCATAGACACCCGGTGCGACGCCTACGAGGACCTGGGCCTGCCATATGTGCCGCCCCAGGCGGTGGATGCCCGGATAGCCGACTGCCCGGCGGTGTTCATCGCCCCCATCGTCCGCAACGGCAAGCAGGCCACCGTGGGCTACCACCCCGAAATTTGGCAAGATTGGAAATAAACCTGGCGAAAAATCTTCGATTTTTCTGCCAAAAGGCTTGCAGTCTGCTGTGCGCATAATTTTGCCGCAAGCGCCAAAATTCCACACTGGCAGCCTGAGAGGTATTTTTCCCCACGCGCATGTCGCGGTGAAAAATGATTGGAGTTTTCGCGTCTGCGGACGCGAACTCTGCGAGGCTTTTTTATTCTATTTAAGTTTTTGCAAAATGCCCTCGGCCAAGTGACCGGGGGCATTTTTTCACAGTACATAGCTGTTGTCGATCTGCACCACGGCAAAATACTGCTCCCCCAGCTCCCGCACCAGCTCACCGATGCGTTTTTGCACCTGGACCCGATCCAGCTTCACCCCGTAGGGCACCACCGTGTCAAAGATCAGGTTGGTGTGGGTAGGACCGGGTACGATGCGAAAGTCGTGGATGGTCAGCTGCGGGTCAATGGTTTTCACCTTTTCTGCCACAGCCATACGCAGCCGCTGGGTCTCCGGATCGTCGGTAACAATGGGGTCCATGTGGATCACCGCCACACACCCCAGCTCCTTTTGCAGCCTGTGCTCGATGTTGTCGATAACATCATGAAGCTCCAGCAGGTTGCCGCTGGCAGACACCTCCGCGTGCAGGGAGATTATCACCCGCCCCGGGCCGTAGTCGTGTACGATCAGGTCGTGAACATTCTGCACCTCCGGGTACGACAGCACGATCTCCTGGATATGCTTCACGAATTCCGGGTCCGGCGTCTGTCCCAGCAAGGGCGAGAGGGTGTCCTGGGCGGACTTGTAGGCAGAGTACAGGATAAACAGCGCCACCAGTAGGCCCACCCAGCCGTCGATCATCAGCCCCGTAAACTGCCCCACCAGGGTTGCCACCAGCACGGCGGCGGTAGAGACGGCGTCGGAAAGGCTGTCCATTGCGGTGGCGCCCATAGCCGTGGAGTGGATCTTCTTCCCCACCGCCCGGTTATAATAGAACATATACAGCTTCACACCGATGGATATGGCCAGGATGGCCAGCACCAGCACAGAGGAGGTCACCTCCTCCGGATGCAGGATTTTCTCCAGGGACGATTTCCCCAGCTCCACGCCCATAAGCAGGATCAGCCCCGACACCACCAGACCGGATATGTACTCCATGCGCCCGTGTCCGAAGGGATGCTCCGGGTCCGGCTTGCGTCCCGCCAGGCGGAATCCCAGCAGCGTCACCAGCGAGGAGCCTGCGTCGGATAAGTTATTGAAGGCGTCGGCGGTGATGGCAATGGACCCGCTGACAGACCCGGCAAAAAACTTCACTGCAAACAGCAGCAGGTTCAGCCCGATCCCCACCGCGCCGCACAGCTGCCCATAGGCCTGCCGCAGCGCACTGGGGGACAGGCTCTCCCGTCCCCGGATAAACACCCGGGCTAAAAACTCGATCATAATTCTTTCTCCCTCTCCAAAGTCTCTTTCGCCGGTTTTACATTTTGTGTATAACCAATTTCATCTGACAGCAAAGCCTATCTAAATCCTCGTCCGTGGCGGCAGGCAGCCGAAGCCTCCCCCCGCAGTCCTTACAGATAAGGTCCACGGCCCCTCGGTGTACGGCAATGGAGTAGTCCTTACACCCGCAGGAGCAGCTTATGCCGCCCCGGGCCGCAATGTCCTTCAGCTCCGAAAGCACCTCATACATAATAACATTGTCCGTAAATGCCTCCGGCTCCTCGCAGCGGTCCTTTTCCGCCCGCAGCTCCAGCTCCCGGGCGGCCTTCTCCACCTCTGTCCGGTCCCCGGCATAGCAGCACAGCTGCCGGGTCTTGGGGCAGGCCAGGCCCACGCCCCGGCCCTCCAAAAGGGCCTGGTTACTCACCTCCGCCTGGTGGGTCTCCCCGCAAAGGCCGCAGGGCACCCACAGGCGAAACCGCATTCCGTCGGTCTCCGCCCGCAGCTCGGATTTTTCGCAGTCACATTCAATGCGTACGGCGGCGGCGCTGAGGGCAAAGCGTGTGCGCTGGGCCAGCACGATTTTTTTACAGTTGGGGCACAGGTAAGCAAAGCTGCGCATATCTTCCATGGGAAGGCTCCCCTTTCGGTTTATATTCAGCTTATTATACCAGCTTTCCGCGCAAAATGCCACCCCCCGGCGCAAGTTTTCCCCGCCCCCTTCTTGACATGCTTTTTCCAATCGGTTATGATGAAAAAAAATCAGTAAGGACCGATGACTATGAAAAAAGAACCCACCCCCCGCCAGCGGCAGGCGCTGGAAATGCGCGCCAAGATCCAGAGCGCCGCGCTGACCCTGTTCAACCGGGAGGGCTTTGAAAATGTATCCGTGGAGGAGATCGCCCAGACGGTGGGCTGCTCCGTGGGCAATATTTATCACTATTTCAAGAGCAAGGACGAGCTGGCCATCCGGGTCACCCAGATGGTGGACGAGGCCTACACCGACCTGGAGCAGAGCTATCTCGCCTCCGCCGTCCCCGGCCGGGAAAAGCTCCTGGACTTCGTGGGCCGCTCCCTGGAGATCAGCGCCCGGGACGAAATGCTCTATAAGGCCTTCATCCACGGCCTGCGCTACCCGGAGCAGGCGGTGCTGAAAAAGAATGATACGCGCGTATATTTCCGGCTTTTGCGGGAGCTGGTGGATATTTGTCAAAAGGAGGGGAGCATCCACCCGTCCTACGACCCGGATGCACTGGTGGAGGACCTGGTGGTGCTGCACCGGGGCACCCTCTTTGAGTGGCGCATCTATCAGGAGGGCTTCGATGTAGCGAAGCAGGGCCGCCGCATGGCCGCCGCCCTCCTCCGGGGCTGGCAGACCCCGCCCGCAGAAACCTAAACCTATAAAATGTGTCAAAACGCTCGAAATACCGGTGAAATTATGCTACAATTTAGTGCAGTATAACAAGAAAGAGCGAACAGAAAGCGTGAGGAGGTATTTTGTGTGGAAATTTTGCTGACGATCGTGTTCTTCTTTATCGGGTTCGTGGCCACCATATTTGGAGAGAGTGTGCATTTTCCGGAGATAGGTATTATAGCAGAAATGGCAGTTATCGGCGGCGTTATCCTGTGGAGAATGCGTAAGAATAATAAAAAATAAGACTCGTCCAGCGGATCGATAAAGGTCCGCTGTTTTTTTACCCTTATACCATCGATTAACAAGGGCAAACACGCCTGCCCTTGTCAATTGATAATAATTTCGTTAAAGATAAAAACCGGCGTAAAAAATCCGCCCGCAGCCATTGACAACCCCCTCTCCGGAGATTATAATAAAATCGTTCATTAAATTATTCGGTGAAACATTCGGTGTTTTTGCACCGACCAGCAAGAAAGAAGCAAGGGAGGATCAAGCTTTGAAGGTTCTTATCATCAACCCCGGCGCCACCTCCACCAAGATCGCCGTGTTCGACGAGGACAACCAGATCTTCAAAAAGGGCATCGACCATTCCGCCCAGGAGCTGGACCGGTTCGACCGGGTCATCGACCAGGCCGACTTCCGGCAAAAGGCCATTCTGGACGCTGTGGCCCAGGGTGGCTTCCGTCTCACGGATTTTGACGCCGTCTGCGGCCGGGGCGGGCTGTATCGGCCCATTCCCTCCGGCACCTACGCCGTCAGCGATGCGGTGATGCGGGATGTAGAGCAGGCCCCCTATGGCGAGCATCCCTCTAACCTGGGCGCTTACCTAGCCCGCCGCATCGGCGACATGGTGGGCATCCCCGCCTTTTTTGTGGACCCCGTCTGTGTGGACGAGATGACCGAGGTAGCCCACTACACGGGCTTTGCACCCTTCCGCCGCCTGTGTCAGTTCCACGCCCTGAATCAAAAGTCCATTGGCCGCAAGGCCGCCGGTCTCCTGGGCAAGAAATACGAGGAGACCAACCTGGTGGTCTGTCATCTGGGCGGCGGCGTATCCGTGGCCGCTCACGAGCAGGGGCGTGTGGTGGATGTGTTCAATGTGAAGGATGAGGGCTCCATGGGCCTGGACCGGGGCGGTGCGCTGCCGGTAAACGCCCTCATTAACTACTGCTTCAGCGGCAAGACCAAGGACGAGGTGAAAAAGACCCTGGGCCGCCAGTCCGGTATGTACTCCTACCTGGGCACCACGGATTTCCGGGTCATCTGCGCCAAGGTGGTGGAGGGCGATGCCAAATTCACCGAGGCCTACCGGGCCCTGGTCTACCAGCTCTCCAAGGACATCGGCGCCATGGCCGCCGTGCTGCACTTCGATGTGGATGCCATCGTCTACACCGGCGGCATGGCCTACGAGGAGTTCTTCTGTAACGATATAACCAAGTTCGTGGGCAAGATCGCCCCCGTCCTCCGTCTCCCCGGCGAGGAGGAAATGCGCTCCCTGGCCGAGGGTGCCCTCCGGGTCCTCCACGGTCAGCAGCAAGCCAGCGTATATTAAAAAGCCTCGCAAAAAGACTGCAAACTCTTTGTCGGAGAAAACGAAGTTTTCTCGACAGTTTATGTGAAAGGTGGAAAAAGCTATGAAGCATCTCATGTCCGGCAACGAGGCCACCGCCCGTGGCGTCTATGAAGCCGGTATCAAGGTCTGTTCCGCTTACCCCGGAACCCCCAGCACGGAGATCCTGGAAAACATGCCCCAGTACGGCGAAGATGTCTACTGCGAGTGGGCTCCCAATGAAAAGGTGGCCACTGAGGTGGCCTACGGCGCGTCCGTGGCCGGGTCCCGCTCCTTCTGCACCATGAAGATGGTGGGCCTCAATGTAGCCGCCGACCCCCTGTTCACCGCCGGCTACATGGGCGTGAACGGGGCCTATGTGGTGGTCACCGCCGACGATCCCTCCTGCCACTCCTCCCAAAATGAGCAGGATAACCGCCACTATGCCCGCGCCGCCAAGATCGCTATGGTGGAGCCCAGCGATGCCCAGGAGAGCAAGGACTTCGTGGCCCTGGCCTGTGATATTTCCGAGCAGTTCGACACCCCCGTCCTCTACCGCACCACCACCCGGGTCTGCCACAGCAAGGGCCTGGTGGAGTTCGGTGAGCGTACGGAGCACACCGCCCCGGCCTACGCCCGCAACACCCGCAAGTACATCTGCGCCCCGGCCAATGCCTACTTAAACCATCCCCTGGTGGAGGAGCGGCTTAAAAAGCTGGAGGAATACGGCTGCACCACCGCCCTGGAAAACGGCCTCAACAAGGTCGAGCTGGGCGACGGCCAGGTGGGCGTTATCACCGCCTCCATCAGCTACCAGTACGCCAAGGAGGTGTTCCCGGAGGGGACCTCCTTCCTGAAGCTGGGCCTGACCTATCCCCTGCCTATGAATTTGATCCGGGATTTCGCCTCCAAGGTGCAGAAGCTCTATGTTATCGAGGAGCTGGACCCCTTCATGGAGGAGCAGATCAAGGCCGCCGGTATCCACTGCGTGGGCAAGGAGCTCACGGGCAATATGTATGAGCTGAATACGGAGCTGGTCCGGGAGCGCGTATTGGGCGTTAAGACCGACTTCACCCCCATTACCGAGGTCCAGCCTGCCAAGCGGCCCCCGGCCCTGTGCCCCGGCTGCCCCCATCGCGGCTTCTTCTATACCCTTTCCAAAAATAAGAATTATGTGGTCACCGGCGACATCGGCTGCTATACCCTGGGCTTTGCCCCCCCGCTGAACTGCATGGATGTGTGCATCTGCATGGGTGGCGGCTTCTCCGCCGGCATGGGCATGGCCAAGAGCTTTGAGCGGGAGGGCGTCACCGATAAGGTGGTGTTCGGTGTCATGGGCGACTCCACCTTCTTCCACTCCGGCATGACCGGTGCCGCCGAGATCGTGTATAATAAGGGTCGTATGATCCCCTGCGTCCTGGATAACCGCATCACCGGCATGACCGGCCACCAGGATAACCCCGGCACCGGCTATACCCTCATGGGTCAGGAGACCAACATGATCAGCGTGGAAAAGGTCCTCTCCGCCTATGGCTTCGATCCCATCTTCACCGTAGATCCCCAGGATCTGGCCGCCATGAAAAAGGCCGTGGAGAGTGCTGTGGCCGCTCTGCAGGAGGGCCGTCAGCCCGCCATCGTCACCCGCCGTCCGTGCCTGCTCATCAAGCGTCAAAAGCCCCAGGTGGGCATGTGCGTAGTAAACGCCGATAAGTGCCGCAGCTGCAAGAGCTGCCTCAAGGTGGGCTGCCCCGCCATCTCCATGGAAAACGGCAAGGCCTTCATCGACCGCACCCAGTGCGTCGGCTGCACTGTCTGTGCCCAGGCCTGTCCCTTTGACGCCATCGAAAAGGAGGAGAAATAATATGTCCAATGTAAAAAGTGCGCTGCTGGTGGGTGTTGGCGGCCAGGGTGCCATCCTCATTTCCAAAATCATGTCGGGCGGCTTCATGCAGGCCGGCTACGATGTCAAGCAGAGCGAGGTCCACGGCATGGCCCAGCGGGGCGGCAGTGTTTCCACCCAGGTCCGTTGGGGCGATAAGGTCTATGGCCCCGTGTTTGGCCGGGGCGAGGCGGACATCATGGTGGCCCTGGAGAAGATGGAGGCCGTGCGTTATGCGGAGTTCCTGAAGCCCACCGGTGTGGCCGTCATCAACGACTATGCCATCAAGTCCACCACCATTGCCTCCGGGCAGGAGGCCTATCCCCAGGGCTGCATTGAGGCCATGGAGAAGCATTTCAGGACCATTGCCGTCCCCGCCAGCGATATAGCTCTGGAGC from Vescimonas fastidiosa includes:
- the iorA gene encoding indolepyruvate ferredoxin oxidoreductase subunit alpha; protein product: MKHLMSGNEATARGVYEAGIKVCSAYPGTPSTEILENMPQYGEDVYCEWAPNEKVATEVAYGASVAGSRSFCTMKMVGLNVAADPLFTAGYMGVNGAYVVVTADDPSCHSSQNEQDNRHYARAAKIAMVEPSDAQESKDFVALACDISEQFDTPVLYRTTTRVCHSKGLVEFGERTEHTAPAYARNTRKYICAPANAYLNHPLVEERLKKLEEYGCTTALENGLNKVELGDGQVGVITASISYQYAKEVFPEGTSFLKLGLTYPLPMNLIRDFASKVQKLYVIEELDPFMEEQIKAAGIHCVGKELTGNMYELNTELVRERVLGVKTDFTPITEVQPAKRPPALCPGCPHRGFFYTLSKNKNYVVTGDIGCYTLGFAPPLNCMDVCICMGGGFSAGMGMAKSFEREGVTDKVVFGVMGDSTFFHSGMTGAAEIVYNKGRMIPCVLDNRITGMTGHQDNPGTGYTLMGQETNMISVEKVLSAYGFDPIFTVDPQDLAAMKKAVESAVAALQEGRQPAIVTRRPCLLIKRQKPQVGMCVVNADKCRSCKSCLKVGCPAISMENGKAFIDRTQCVGCTVCAQACPFDAIEKEEK
- the buk gene encoding butyrate kinase, with the protein product MKVLIINPGATSTKIAVFDEDNQIFKKGIDHSAQELDRFDRVIDQADFRQKAILDAVAQGGFRLTDFDAVCGRGGLYRPIPSGTYAVSDAVMRDVEQAPYGEHPSNLGAYLARRIGDMVGIPAFFVDPVCVDEMTEVAHYTGFAPFRRLCQFHALNQKSIGRKAAGLLGKKYEETNLVVCHLGGGVSVAAHEQGRVVDVFNVKDEGSMGLDRGGALPVNALINYCFSGKTKDEVKKTLGRQSGMYSYLGTTDFRVICAKVVEGDAKFTEAYRALVYQLSKDIGAMAAVLHFDVDAIVYTGGMAYEEFFCNDITKFVGKIAPVLRLPGEEEMRSLAEGALRVLHGQQQASVY
- a CDS encoding cation diffusion facilitator family transporter, giving the protein MIEFLARVFIRGRESLSPSALRQAYGQLCGAVGIGLNLLLFAVKFFAGSVSGSIAITADAFNNLSDAGSSLVTLLGFRLAGRKPDPEHPFGHGRMEYISGLVVSGLILLMGVELGKSSLEKILHPEEVTSSVLVLAILAISIGVKLYMFYYNRAVGKKIHSTAMGATAMDSLSDAVSTAAVLVATLVGQFTGLMIDGWVGLLVALFILYSAYKSAQDTLSPLLGQTPDPEFVKHIQEIVLSYPEVQNVHDLIVHDYGPGRVIISLHAEVSASGNLLELHDVIDNIEHRLQKELGCVAVIHMDPIVTDDPETQRLRMAVAEKVKTIDPQLTIHDFRIVPGPTHTNLIFDTVVPYGVKLDRVQVQKRIGELVRELGEQYFAVVQIDNSYVL
- a CDS encoding TetR/AcrR family transcriptional regulator, with the translated sequence MKKEPTPRQRQALEMRAKIQSAALTLFNREGFENVSVEEIAQTVGCSVGNIYHYFKSKDELAIRVTQMVDEAYTDLEQSYLASAVPGREKLLDFVGRSLEISARDEMLYKAFIHGLRYPEQAVLKKNDTRVYFRLLRELVDICQKEGSIHPSYDPDALVEDLVVLHRGTLFEWRIYQEGFDVAKQGRRMAAALLRGWQTPPAET
- a CDS encoding NAD-dependent protein deacylase, coding for MTDAILQLKKLVDESDNIVFFGGAGVSTESGIKDFRSVDGLYRQKFKYPPETILSHSFYESHTEEFYEFYRTKMLAPDAQPNAAHKKLAQWEREGKLKAVITQNIDGLHQKAGSREVLELHGSVLRNHCLRCGKFYGVEAVAESTGIPRCTCGGVIKPDVVLYEESLDEQVMEKALDYIAGADVLIIGGTSLVVYPAAGLVRYYRGNKLVVINRDATGMDSAARLCISAPIGQVLGQL
- a CDS encoding indolepyruvate oxidoreductase subunit beta — encoded protein: MSNVKSALLVGVGGQGAILISKIMSGGFMQAGYDVKQSEVHGMAQRGGSVSTQVRWGDKVYGPVFGRGEADIMVALEKMEAVRYAEFLKPTGVAVINDYAIKSTTIASGQEAYPQGCIEAMEKHFRTIAVPASDIALELGNAKCMNVVLFGAMCDSLGCPEIDWEQVVADTVPAKVRDLNIKAFRAGRAAAQGAK
- a CDS encoding citrate synthase, translating into MATITTSTVNDYSHLDPELKRLTQLWSENASIDKALYQKYDVKRGLRDANGRGVLASLTRISEVKGYTVDDNDTIPCEGVLYYRGYDVREIVKGVLSEKRFGFEETVYLLLFGKLPTRGQLDEFREMLNEYRHLPKNFVRDVVMKVPTSDMMNTLARSILTLYCYDDRANDTSPENVLRQCLQLTVNTPQLAIYSYLAYRSARGDGLYLHRPQPELSMAENILYLLREDKSFTELEARALDAALILHADHGSNNSTFTNHVVSSSGTDTYSVIAASLCALKGPRHGGANIKVVQMMDDLKASVDDPTNESQVREYLQNVLDKKALDGKGLIYGMGHAVYSLSDPRAEVLRTFVQSISKEKGLTEEMDIYQTVEKVATEMISQHSGRPTAVNVDFYSGFLYKMLGLPYELYTPLFAIARMAGWSAHRMEGLVESSKIIRPACKCIEKRRPYVPMNER
- a CDS encoding arsenate reductase family protein, with product MNIQIFGSKKSNDSKKAERWFKERRIPYQYIDLYAKGLSLGEYRSVKAAVGFDALIDTRCDAYEDLGLPYVPPQAVDARIADCPAVFIAPIVRNGKQATVGYHPEIWQDWK
- a CDS encoding DUF1003 domain-containing protein — protein: MKENRKLLKEVLKDIRRDMSDEEVLNLLADSKISVKPETEKDKYTLGQRAADAIAKFAGSWAFIFSFTGVLILWMVVNALLASKAFDPYPFILLNLVLSCVAAIQAPLIMMSQNRQEEKDRRRAENDYKVNLKTEIMIEDLYDKVNAILAKQSELEKLLRAESKKDAERSR